A stretch of DNA from Malus sylvestris chromosome 9, drMalSylv7.2, whole genome shotgun sequence:
TTGCCCTAGTAGGTAGAGCAGTTTCCGGGCGAAATGTCCCGACAACCTCCAACAAAGATGACAAGAAACAACCTCAGTGGTTTCTTGACCATGACAGAAGTTTTGTCATTCCCGGCATTGGGCGTGTGATGCTACCACCACTGTATAATGTATCACCTTATGCTCCACCCCCTAGCATCGGCAGCCCTGGTGGAAGTGTGGGAAGCCCTAGTAGTGACGACTATGTTCCAGGCGGTGATGACACATACATTCCAAACCCCGGTTATGAGGTTCCAACCCCCGGCAATGGTGGCGGGAGCCCTACAGGTGCTCCAACTCCCTGAATT
This window harbors:
- the LOC126582835 gene encoding putative cell wall protein, producing MAYKTRSSVLTLISISVILLALVGRAVSGRNVPTTSNKDDKKQPQWFLDHDRSFVIPGIGRVMLPPLYNVSPYAPPPSIGSPGGSVGSPSSDDYVPGGDDTYIPNPGYEVPTPGNGGGSPTGAPTP